From Paracoccus aminovorans, one genomic window encodes:
- a CDS encoding calcium-binding protein, with amino-acid sequence MPTNNDDIIYSTSLNDRILGLVGADTFYWTPSGRDTFIGGDQGERYDANPYLDRTGGDQLHIQGNVGAQVRFVTTEDGLVSVGAHTLKFEGIERFYGTSGNDTIRGAGAMVTAEHFGTPTHGLTIYAGAGHDIITGTSMDDILDGGPGNDSIWGGAGNDFIQSSTGNDLIYGGAGDENIRWGLGDAYWHNPGNDTIYGGPGHDLINVWVWEHGDGDGARGGSVNIASTRADGAFAGTATVGSSSGVSTLRFQGIEQGWTHNGNDTVTGANAKVTGNIGFQWNTRWGDDRLTGSAGNDTLEGGEGRDTIEGGRGNDLISANGEFYNWNTAGDGDVDTLIFHGGFGHDTVLAFDVGLDILQFDRGMSYSVSEVARGTLLTFNTGDTILLSNVFDF; translated from the coding sequence ATGCCCACAAACAACGACGACATCATCTACAGCACGTCCCTGAATGATCGCATCCTGGGTCTGGTCGGCGCGGATACCTTCTATTGGACGCCCAGCGGCCGGGACACCTTCATCGGCGGCGACCAGGGCGAGCGATACGACGCCAATCCCTATCTGGACCGCACCGGCGGCGACCAGTTGCACATCCAGGGCAACGTCGGTGCCCAGGTCCGCTTCGTCACCACCGAAGACGGGCTGGTCAGCGTCGGCGCCCATACCCTGAAATTCGAGGGGATCGAGCGGTTCTACGGCACCAGCGGCAACGACACCATCCGCGGGGCCGGCGCCATGGTCACGGCAGAGCATTTCGGCACGCCCACCCACGGGCTGACCATCTATGCCGGCGCCGGGCACGACATCATCACCGGCACCTCGATGGACGACATCCTGGACGGCGGCCCCGGCAACGATTCCATCTGGGGCGGCGCGGGCAACGATTTCATCCAGTCCTCGACCGGCAACGATCTGATCTACGGCGGTGCCGGGGACGAGAACATCCGCTGGGGCCTTGGCGACGCCTATTGGCACAATCCGGGCAATGACACGATCTATGGCGGTCCCGGGCACGACCTGATCAACGTCTGGGTCTGGGAACACGGCGATGGCGACGGCGCGCGCGGCGGCTCGGTCAACATCGCTTCGACCCGCGCCGACGGCGCATTCGCCGGCACCGCCACCGTCGGATCCAGTTCCGGGGTCTCGACCCTGCGCTTCCAGGGAATAGAACAAGGTTGGACGCATAACGGCAACGATACGGTGACGGGCGCGAATGCCAAGGTCACCGGCAATATCGGGTTCCAATGGAACACCCGCTGGGGCGACGACCGGCTGACCGGCAGCGCCGGCAACGACACGCTGGAAGGCGGAGAGGGACGCGATACCATCGAGGGCGGGCGCGGCAACGACCTGATCTCGGCCAACGGCGAATTCTACAACTGGAACACGGCGGGCGACGGCGATGTCGACACGTTGATTTTTCATGGCGGTTTCGGCCACGACACGGTGCTCGCCTTCGACGTCGGGCTGGACATCCTGCAGTTCGACCGCGGCATGAGCTACAGCGTCTCGGAGGTTGCGCGCGGCACGCTGCTGACCTTCAACACCGGCGACACCATCCTGCTGTCGAACGTTTTCGACTTCTGA
- a CDS encoding NAD(P)H-hydrate epimerase, whose product MLQGSEILTTAQMRAIESAAMASGRVTGAALMERAGAAVAGQIRLRWPKLGRAVVLCGPGNNGGDGYVIARHLQRAGWQLRVLGMDNAPGPDAARMKAEWLALGSILPLTEDNLRAGPGADVYVDAIFGTGLTRAPEGEIAAILAHLGGSGGDWAFFRERLVAVDCPSGLCLDSGAFPGRPRRSGDHDLRARLTVAFESPKPGHLLERGPECCGELVIADIGLGPWRVRNLNEDGTPSRGIRYATIQAIWPDFAIADSRRDPIMDGKRARWLRKQDGGDHKFSHGHALILAGGVARGGAARLSARAALRAGAGLVTLAPPAEALPEHAGPPDALMRWAIDDPAELRDMLEDRRINALCIGPGCGIERAAALLPAILATKRGVVLDADALTALSTDPDLMALLHEDCVLTPHAGEFARVFPDLAARLEHPRPPELTRDAAATDWTRMGRHLMETEAYHEELAQMRGPLYSRLDAARDAAKRCGALVLLKGPDTVIAAPNGQARIHSAFDIPWLATAGAGDVLAGIIAGLLARGLPALDAAGTGAWLHAQAARQVGPGLIADDLPEALPAVLRGLQA is encoded by the coding sequence ATGCTTCAAGGCAGCGAAATCCTGACCACCGCTCAAATGCGCGCCATCGAATCCGCCGCCATGGCCAGCGGCCGTGTCACCGGCGCCGCGCTGATGGAGCGGGCGGGCGCTGCCGTGGCCGGGCAGATCCGGCTGCGCTGGCCCAAACTGGGGCGGGCGGTGGTGCTGTGCGGGCCGGGCAACAACGGCGGCGACGGCTATGTGATCGCGCGGCACCTGCAGCGGGCGGGCTGGCAGTTGCGCGTGCTGGGTATGGACAACGCTCCCGGCCCGGACGCGGCGCGGATGAAGGCCGAATGGCTGGCGCTTGGCTCGATTCTGCCCCTGACCGAGGATAACCTGCGTGCCGGTCCCGGTGCGGATGTCTATGTGGATGCGATCTTCGGCACCGGCCTGACCCGCGCGCCCGAGGGCGAGATCGCCGCGATCCTGGCCCATCTCGGCGGCTCGGGCGGCGATTGGGCGTTCTTTCGCGAAAGGCTGGTGGCGGTGGATTGCCCCAGCGGCTTGTGTCTCGACAGCGGCGCCTTTCCGGGTCGGCCGCGCCGGTCTGGCGACCACGACTTGCGCGCCCGCCTGACCGTCGCCTTCGAAAGCCCCAAGCCGGGGCATCTGTTGGAGCGCGGGCCGGAATGCTGCGGCGAGCTGGTCATCGCCGATATCGGGCTGGGTCCATGGCGGGTCCGCAATCTGAACGAGGACGGAACTCCGTCGAGGGGCATCCGCTATGCCACCATCCAAGCCATCTGGCCCGATTTCGCCATTGCCGATTCTCGCCGCGATCCGATCATGGATGGGAAGCGGGCGCGGTGGCTGCGCAAGCAAGACGGCGGCGACCATAAGTTCAGCCATGGTCACGCGCTGATCCTTGCCGGCGGCGTGGCGCGTGGCGGGGCCGCGCGCCTGTCCGCCCGCGCCGCCCTGCGGGCCGGGGCCGGGCTGGTGACGCTGGCGCCGCCGGCCGAGGCGCTGCCGGAACATGCCGGCCCGCCCGATGCGCTGATGCGCTGGGCCATAGACGATCCGGCCGAACTGCGCGACATGCTGGAGGACCGCCGGATCAACGCGCTTTGCATCGGCCCCGGCTGCGGCATCGAGCGCGCCGCCGCGCTGCTGCCCGCTATCCTTGCGACCAAACGGGGGGTGGTGCTGGACGCCGATGCCCTGACCGCCCTGTCCACTGATCCCGACCTGATGGCGCTGCTGCATGAGGATTGCGTGCTGACCCCCCACGCGGGCGAGTTCGCACGCGTCTTTCCCGACCTCGCGGCCCGCCTCGAACATCCGCGCCCGCCGGAACTGACCCGCGATGCCGCCGCGACGGATTGGACGCGGATGGGGCGGCATTTGATGGAGACGGAAGCCTATCACGAGGAACTGGCCCAGATGCGCGGGCCGCTCTATTCGCGCCTGGACGCCGCCCGCGATGCGGCAAAGCGCTGCGGTGCCCTGGTCCTGCTGAAAGGCCCCGACACGGTGATCGCCGCCCCGAACGGCCAAGCGCGGATCCATTCCGCCTTCGACATTCCCTGGCTGGCCACGGCGGGCGCGGGCGACGTGCTGGCCGGGATCATTGCCGGCCTGCTGGCTCGCGGCCTGCCGGCGCTGGACGCGGCCGGGACCGGCGCCTGGCTTCACGCCCAGGCCGCGCGCCAAGTCGGCCCCGGCCTGATCGCCGACGACCTGCCCGAGGCGTTGCCGGCCGTGCTGCGCGGGTTGCAGGCTTGA
- the glnA gene encoding type I glutamate--ammonia ligase: protein MKVNDVLDLMKTEEVEYVDIRFTDPKGKLQHVTLVADLVDEDFFEEGFMFDGSSIAGWKSIDQSDMKLMPDASTAYIDPFYAEKTLCVHCNVVEPDTGEPYARDPRGTAVKAEAYLKSSGIGDAAYFGPEAEFFLFDDVKYQISPQKVSFEIDGADAAWNTDTAYEDGNLGHRAAHKGGYFPVNPIDAGQDIRGEMLSTMKRMGIKVDKHHHEVASGQHELGMIFGSLVEQADNMQKHKYVIHNVAAAYGKSATFMPKPMKGDNGSGMHVNMSIWKDGKPLFAGDKYADLSQEALYFIGGILKHAKALNALTNPSTNSYKRLIPGFEAPVLRAYSARNRSGCVRIPWTESPKAKRVEARFPDPSANPYLAFAALLMAGLDGIKNRIDPGPASDKDLYDLPPEELAEIPTVCGSLREALEELDKDMDFLLAGDVFTRDQIEAYIKLKWEEVYAYEHTPHPIEYAMYYSC, encoded by the coding sequence ATGAAAGTCAACGACGTTCTGGATCTGATGAAGACGGAAGAGGTCGAATATGTCGACATCCGCTTCACCGATCCCAAGGGCAAGCTGCAGCACGTCACCCTGGTCGCCGACCTGGTGGACGAGGATTTCTTCGAGGAAGGCTTCATGTTCGACGGCTCGTCGATCGCCGGCTGGAAGTCGATCGACCAGTCCGACATGAAGCTGATGCCCGATGCCTCGACCGCCTATATCGACCCGTTCTATGCAGAGAAGACGCTTTGCGTGCATTGCAACGTGGTCGAGCCCGACACCGGCGAACCCTATGCCCGCGACCCGCGCGGCACCGCCGTCAAGGCCGAGGCCTATCTGAAATCCTCGGGCATCGGCGACGCGGCCTATTTCGGCCCGGAAGCCGAGTTCTTCCTGTTCGACGACGTGAAATACCAGATCTCGCCGCAGAAGGTCTCGTTCGAGATCGACGGCGCCGACGCCGCCTGGAACACCGACACCGCCTATGAGGACGGCAACCTCGGCCACCGCGCGGCCCACAAGGGCGGCTATTTCCCGGTCAACCCCATCGACGCCGGCCAGGACATCCGCGGCGAGATGCTGTCGACCATGAAGCGCATGGGCATCAAGGTGGACAAGCACCACCACGAGGTCGCCTCGGGCCAGCACGAGCTGGGCATGATCTTCGGCAGCCTGGTCGAGCAGGCCGACAACATGCAGAAGCACAAATACGTCATCCACAACGTCGCCGCCGCCTATGGCAAGTCGGCGACCTTCATGCCGAAGCCGATGAAAGGCGACAACGGCAGCGGCATGCATGTCAACATGTCGATCTGGAAGGACGGCAAGCCGCTGTTCGCAGGCGACAAATACGCCGACCTGTCGCAAGAGGCGCTGTATTTCATCGGCGGCATCCTCAAGCACGCCAAGGCGCTGAACGCGCTCACGAACCCCTCGACCAACAGCTACAAGCGGCTGATCCCGGGCTTCGAGGCCCCCGTGCTGCGCGCCTATTCGGCCCGCAACCGCTCGGGCTGCGTGCGGATTCCGTGGACGGAATCGCCGAAGGCCAAGCGTGTCGAGGCCCGCTTCCCCGATCCGTCGGCGAACCCCTATCTCGCCTTCGCCGCGCTCTTGATGGCCGGCCTCGACGGGATCAAGAACCGGATCGACCCGGGCCCGGCCTCGGACAAGGACCTCTACGACCTGCCGCCCGAGGAGCTGGCCGAGATCCCGACCGTCTGTGGTTCGCTGCGCGAGGCGCTGGAAGAACTGGACAAGGACATGGACTTCCTGCTGGCGGGCGACGTCTTCACCCGCGACCAGATCGAGGCCTATATCAAGCTGAAATGGGAAGAGGTCTATGCCTACGAGCACACCCCGCATCCCATCGAATACGCGATGTATTACAGCTGCTGA
- a CDS encoding P-II family nitrogen regulator: protein MKKVEAIIKPFKLDDVKEALQEVGVQGLSVTEVKGFGRQKGHTELYRGAEYVVDFLPKVKIEMVLPDDLVEAAVDAIISAARTEKIGDGKIFVLPVEQAIRIRTGETGDDAL, encoded by the coding sequence ATGAAGAAAGTCGAAGCCATCATCAAGCCCTTCAAGCTGGACGATGTGAAAGAGGCGCTTCAGGAAGTCGGCGTCCAAGGCCTTTCGGTCACCGAGGTCAAGGGCTTCGGCCGGCAAAAGGGCCATACCGAGCTTTATCGCGGCGCGGAATACGTGGTGGATTTCCTGCCCAAGGTGAAGATCGAGATGGTGCTGCCCGACGACCTGGTCGAGGCCGCCGTGGACGCCATCATCTCGGCCGCGCGGACCGAGAAGATCGGCGACGGCAAGATCTTCGTCCTGCCGGTCGAGCAGGCGATCCGCATCCGCACCGGCGAGACCGGCGACGACGCGCTCTGA